In a single window of the Acyrthosiphon pisum isolate AL4f chromosome X, pea_aphid_22Mar2018_4r6ur, whole genome shotgun sequence genome:
- the LOC100159194 gene encoding transcription termination factor 2-like, giving the protein MNPDTDYKLESVNLNNTITSCCVISSFNNSDNINNIQSNDLCIDQGKFNEDQNLEDSIKSHYQNNKNKSISGYNTHQNIKKSRKSYRDNASESSMKTTGNCSIPKFNNEEIPKMNTVQSNSSNIDQNVNESAISPFIPKSLAKSSNLKSALAKKAAARDMDDKALSTYITQQTMISDVLEVLHKSLETCPSSGTLMEDPDGLVVPLMPHQKHAIAWLIWRESQEPYGGILADDMGLGKTLSMISLILKLKEKQQDSLLPAVSIDNRRNDVIIGGTLIICPVSLINQWKTEVKTKIKPGLLQVSQYYGINRSFSALELAKNDLVITSYRVVMWDHKIRRNTSPLYKIKWNRIILDEGHNIRNHKAKTSVAVCNIKSLNRWVITGTPIHNKEADFFTLLKFLRCKPFDDWSVWERWIGNNDDAGKHTLFLLVKTLMLRRTKSELTQFTTFSLPIKEIYTIEIELSKEERHAYEKLLQFSSNLFATYLNERAAKEKKIDPSIKVQHKIQYFQEQNQDTDEVFKDHPEFLESFKQFNNIEDIQTYHILVLLLRLRQICCHPLLIKGPITEENDMESILDDDSDVTNNDSYNENTDIDIFPNNNDLSDLMSCLTLEDEPVKKKHVNDSNIFQKSWISTKVEYSH; this is encoded by the exons ATGAATCCTGATACTGATTATAAGTTGGAAAGtgtaaacttaaataatacaattacttcTTGTTGTGTAATATCCAGTTTCAACAACTCtgacaacattaataatattcaatcaaatGATTTGTGTATAGACCAAG GTAAATTTAATGAGGACCAGAATTTAGAAGATTCAATTAAAAGTcattatcaaaacaataaaaataaatcaatttccGGGTATAATACACATCAGAATATAAAAAAGTCTCGAAAATCATATAGAGATAATGCATCTGAGTCAAGtatgaaaactactgggaactGCTCAATACCCAAATTTAATAATGAGGAGATACCTAAGATGAATACAGTTCAATCTAATAGTTCCAATATAGatcaaa ATGTAAATGAATCGGCCATCTCACCTTTTATACCTAAATCTTTAGCAAAATCTTCTAACCTTAAAAGTGCATTAGCAAAAAAAGCAGCAGCTCGTGATATGGACgataaag CCTTGTCCACTTATATAACTCAACAAACTATGATATCAGACGTTTTGGAGGTTTTACATAAGTCTTTAGAAACATGTCCATCATCTGGTACATTGATGGAAGATCCAGATGGCTTAGTTGTACCTCTCATGCCACATCAAAAACATGCCATTGCTTGGCTGATTTGGAGAGAAAGCCAGGAGCCATATGGTGGAATTTTAG cggATGACATGGGTTTGGGTAAAACACTATCCATGATATCAttaattttgaagttaaaagaaaaacaacaaGACAGTTTACTTCCAGCAGTATCTATTGATAACAGAAGGAATGatg TCATTATTGGTGGAACGTTAATCATTTGTCCAGTATCCTTGATCAATCAATGGAAAACTGAggttaaaaccaaaataaaaccGGGACTATTACAAGTTAGCCAGTATTACGGGATAAATAGAAGTTTTTCAGCTTTAGAGCTGGCAAAAAATGACTTGGTTATTACATCCTACCGTGTAGTTATGTGGGATCATAAAATACGACGGAATACA agtcctttatataaaataaagtggaATCGAATTATTTTGGACGAAGGCCATAATATTAGAAATCATAAGGCTAAAACTTCAGTTgctgtatgtaatattaaaagtttaaatcgATGGGTAATTACGGGAACTCCAATTCATAACAAAGAAGCAGACTTTTTCACTTTGTTGAAATTTTTGCGTTGCAAACCGTTTGATGACTGGTCT gttTGGGAAAGGTGGATTGGCAATAATGACGATGCAGGGAAACACACGCTTTTTCTACTTGTAAAAACATTAATGTTAAGACGGACTAAATCAGAGCTTAcacaatttacaacatttagTTTACCCATAAAAGAAATTTATACAATTGAAATTGAATTATCAAAGGAAGAAAGACACGCTTATGAGAAATTACTTCAATTCTCAAG TAATCTTTTTGCAACATATCTGAACGAAAGAGcagcaaaagaaaaaaaaattgacccaaGTATCAAAGTACaacataaaattcaatattttcaag aaCAAAATCAAGATACAGACGAAGTTTTCAAAGATCATCCCGAATTTCTTGAATCGTTCAAACAGTTCAATAACATAGAGGACATACAGACATACCATATATTGGTATTACTTTTAAGGCTAAGACAAATATGTTGCCACCCGCTATTAATAAAAGGA CCTATTACAGAAGAGAATGATATGGAAAGTATCCTGGACGATGACTCAGATGTAACTAATAATGATTCATATAATGAAAACACTGACATTGATATTTTTCCAAACAATAATGATCTGTCAGATCTTATGAGTTGTCTTACATTGGAAGATGAACCTGTTAAGAAGAAACATGTGAATGAcagtaacattttccaaaaatcTTGGATTTCAACCAAGGTAGAATATTCTCATTAG